A genome region from Babesia bigemina genome assembly Bbig001, chromosome : I includes the following:
- a CDS encoding small nuclear ribonucleoprotein F, putative: MESYSPSSYIANIARQPVLVKLNDGTNFYGILSSLDDRMNLAMENTKEFCDGQLVKSYGDSFIRGNNGN, encoded by the exons ATGGAATCGTATTCACCCAGTTCTTACATCGCGAACATCGCGCGCCAGCCTGTTCTTGTTAAGTTGAACGATGGAACCAATTTCTACG GAATTCTTTCGAGTTTGGATGATCGCATGAATTTGGCCATGGAGAATACGAAGGAGTTTTGCGATGGCCAACTTGTGAAAAGTTACGGCGACTCTTTCATTCGTGGCAACAATGGTAATTAA
- a CDS encoding ribose-phosphate pyrophosphokinase, putative, protein MKRPLIFTGNWNKQLVNDICTLAGTPLGKANVSTFSDGEINVDLQEQLHGANVVFIQSTSPPANNLLELLFMIAAASRSGAKHITAIIPYFGYSRHDRKTSNGSNISASDVARMLELVGVNRVISFDLHSAMCQGFFGPRVQVDNINVHRLFLEHLSGLEKVAIVSADAGAYSRSVHFLNMLANAYPSYDISSAMIFKQRLTANQVADAKLCGTVEGRTAIIVDDIVDTAGTLCKAAELLIANGAASVFAVITHGIFSGSALHKIRSSCIKRIITTDSIRHNETILREPKIQIVSLCPEIANIIANV, encoded by the exons ATGAAGCGTCCTTTGATATTTACTGGCAACTGGAATAAGCAGTTGGTCAACGACATTTGTACGCTAGCTGGAACGCCTCTGGGAAAGGCTAATGTGTCCACCttctctgatggtgaaATAAATGTGGACCTACAAGAACAGCTGCATGGTGCAAATGTGGTGTTCATTCAATCTACATCACCACCTGCTAACAATCTGCTGGAGCTGTTATTCATGATTGCCGCTGCCAGCAGATCAGGTGCCAAACATATCACGGCAATTATACCGTATTTCGGATATTCAAGGCATGATAGGAAAACGTCTAATGGCTCTAACATATCAGCG AGTGATGTCGCTCGAATGTTGGAACTCGTTGGTGTTAATCGCGTAATATCTTTCGACCTCCACAGTGCAATGTGCCAGGGATTCTTTGGTCCGAGGGTACAGGTGGATAACATAAATGTTCACCGTCTATTTTTAGAACACTTGAGTGGATTAGAGAAAGTGGCGATCGTTTCCGCCGATGCTGGTGCTTATTCAAGATCTGTTCATTTCCTTAATATGCTCGCAAACGCGTACCCGTCGTACGACATCTCTTCGGCTATGATATTTAAACAACGGCTAACAGCTAACCAAGTAGCTGATGCAAAACTTTGCGGCACAGTGGAAGGGAGGACTGCAATCATAGTGGATGATATAGTGGATACAGCGGGGACACTCTGCAAGGCGGCAGAACTTTTGATAGCTAACGGGGCTGCTAGTGTGTTCGCGGTAATCACGCACGGAATATTCTCAGGATCTGCACTGCACAAAATTAGGTCCTCCTGCATAAAGCGGATTATAACCACTGACAGTATTCGTCATAACGAAACGATCCTTCGTGAACCCAAGATACAGATTGTCTCCCTCTGCCCAGAAATCGCTAATATTATCGCAAATGTTTGA
- a CDS encoding phosphoglycerate kinase, putative produces MVSTLSSKLGLADITDKLPGSRVLLRVDFNVPIKDGSVRDCTRIKATIPTIQFLLDHGVHSIVLMSHLGRPNGERVEKYSLRPVAAELSKALNNRKVDFLDDCVGPVVEKFCQEAPLGTIGLLENLRFHAAEEGVKDKVNVDGKVIEDFRKSLSKLGDIYVNDAFGTAHRAHSSMVGVDAPLKVAGLLMKKELDYFAKVLETPRRPFLSILGGAKISDKIQLIESLLEKVDVIFIGGGMAYTFKKVLHGMPIGKSLYDAPGAAIVPDIMAKAKERGVKVYFPVDYKAAADFSNDAPFKMVTEDEGIPDGWEGLDCGPKTSELLKSVVDGCQTIVWNGPLGVFEFSNFAEGSVAALDIVGEATKRGAITVIGGGDTASLAEQTGRSHLFSHISTGGGASLELLEGKILPGVAALSTK; encoded by the exons ATGGTATCAACCCTCTCGTCAAAACTCGGCCTTGCCGACATCACTGACAAG TTGCCTGGGTCGCGAGTCCTACTTCGAGTGGATTTTAACGTGCCTATAAAGGATGGGTCCGTCCGAGACTGCACGCGCATTAAAGCAACCATACCTACTATTCAGTTCCTACTGGATCATGGCGTACATTCGATTGTTTTAATGTCTCACTTAGGAAGGCCTAATGGAGAACGTGTGGAAAAGTACTCGTTACGTCCTGTGGCTGCAGAATTATCCAAAGCTCTCAACAACAGAAAGGTGGATTTCTTAGATGACTGCGTTGGACCTGTGGTTGAGAAGTTTTGTCAGGAAGCTCCTTTGGGTACCATAGGGCTACTTGAAAACCTGAGATTCCATGCTGCCGAGGAGGGTGTAAAAGATAAGGTTAATGTCGATGGCAAAGTTATTGAGGACTTCCGCAAAAGCCTAAGCAAACTGGGTGATATATATGTAAATGATGCCTTCGGCACCGCTCACAGAGCCCACAGCTCCATGGTTGGTGTCGATGCGCCGTTGAAGGTTGCAGGCCTACTTATGAAGAAAGAGCTGGACTATTTTGCAAAAGTTCTGGAAACTCCACGTAGGCCCTTTTTGAGCATTCTCGGTGGAGCGAAGATCTCTGACAAGATTCAACTGATAGAATCGCTTCTGGAAAAGGTGGATGTAATTTTCATTGGTGGTGGCATGGCCTACACTTTCAAGAAAGTGCTTCATGGCATGCCCATAGGCAAATCGTTGTACGATGCTCCGGGCGCTGCAATAGTCCCAGATATCATGGCTAAGGCAAAAGAGAGGGGTGTGAAAGTGTATTTCCCTGTTGATTACAAGGCTGCCGCCGATTTCTCTAACGATGCGCCATTCAAAATGGTAACGGAGGATGAGGGCATTCCCGACGGCTGGGAAGGACTGGATTGTGGGCCAAAAACAAGCGAACTGCTCAAAAGTGTCGTTGACGGGTGCCAGACCATCGTTTGGAATGGTCCCTTAGGTGTATTCGAGTTTTCTAACTTTGCCGAAGGTTCTGTGGCTGCATTGGATATCGTGGGGGAGGCGACAAAGAGAGGGGCCATAACTGTGATTGGCGGAGGTGACACCGCTTCTTTGGCAGAACAAACTGGGAGGTCACACTTATTCAGCCACATTTCCACCGGAGGAGGTGCATCGTTAGAGTTGTTGGAGGGCAAGATCTTACCTGGTGTAGCAGCCCTCTCCACCAAATGA